Genomic window (Propionibacteriaceae bacterium ZF39):
CGACCCTGTTCACAGTGCCTCGCGATCGAACCGGCGCTCGCACACGCCCGGGGCGGCCGTCAGCAGTTGGCGATGGAGGTCGTCGAGGCTGTCCCGAATGTGGGAAAAAGTGGTGTCGAAGCGGGTGAACGCGGCCAGGAGCGTCCTCGTGTGGCCACAGGCAGGGGCGCCGAGCAGTCGCTCGACCTCCTGATGGAGCATCTCCTGGATGCTCTCGATCCGGTCGCCATAGTTCTCGGTTTTGTCGGCTGCAATCCTCAGGTCGTCCATCGCAACCTTCATGCTGGTCTCCGCATTATCGACGGGTCCTCCCGTTGGGCGGGGCAGGAGGCACACCCAGCGGGGTGCCGCACGCCAGAACGTAAGCGGGGTCAGGGTCAGTCTGCGAGTGCCACGCCCCCGTAAGGAAGGAGAACAACCCGAGTTGAGTACGCGGACCTACGCTTACGTGATCTTCACTACAGAAAGGCGTTCAGGCCGCTCTCAGCTTTGGCAAAGGTTAACAATGGGTGAACAATGGATGACATGAACACGAGCGAGGTCGACTTCCAGGCCGTGGTCGACGACCTGGCCTACCGATACTCAGACAGCTTCTCGCGCGAGGTGATTGTGCGCGAGGTGACCGCCGTGCGTACGCAGCTGGAGCAGAGCGCCCGCAAGCGCCAGTTCCTCGGGATGCTGGTCGCCAAGAAGGCGCGCGACCGGCTGGCCGCTTTGGCCGAGGCCGAGGGTCGGGAGTTCCGCCCGGTGCCGGTCATTCTCTATGCCTGCGTCCACAACGCCGGGCGCTCCCAGTTCGCGGCCTTCGTGACCAAGCGCCTCGCGGGCGACCGCGTACACGTCCGGGCCGCCGGGATGCATCCCACCGGTGACGTCAACCCGGCTGTCGCCGAGGTGTTGGCCGAGCGGGGCATCGAGATCAACCGGGACTTCCCGACGGGTACGCCCTATGACATCGAGGACGCCGCCGACATCGTCGTGGACATGGGTGCCGACCTGCCCAAGTTCCCCGCCCGACGTGTCATCGCGTGGGACATCGAGGATCCGGCCGGGCGTCGCGTCGAGGCTGTCCGCCGCATCTGTGACGACATCGAGCGTCGCGTCCGGGAGCTGCTCGAGGAGCTGGAGATCCCGATCGACGACAGTCAGGCCGAGCCGGTCGCCACGTCCTAGCCCTCCTCGGGCGTCGAATCCTGGGTCGGTTCGGGAGGGCTGCTGTCGGGTCCGCTGCGCCGGGCCCGGTCGACTCCGACCAAGGCGGTCTCGAGGCGTTCCAGCCATGGTTGTTCGTTGGCCCCGACCAGGCGTACGCACCAGCTGAGCGCGTCTGCCCGCGATCGCGCCACTCCGGATGAGACCAGGGTGTCGAGCACGAGCCGCTCCGGCTGGCGCAGGCGCGTCATCATCGGCGTGGCGAGGTGCGTGAACAGCGTGGTGCGATCGCCCTGGCGTACACCCCAGGCGACCTTGCGTCCGAACAGGGCCTCGGCTCGTTCGGCGATGGTGACGCGCTCGGCCCGCGTGCGTTCGCGGAATCGGCGGGCGTCCTCCTCGGCCAGCGTGCCGACCACCACGATCTCGTCGCGATCCACCGTCACCCTTGCCTGGTCGGCGAACCAATCCTCGGGAATCTTCTGGATGAACCAGTCTGTAATCTCCTCCATGCGTTGATTACATAATTACAAGAGTTGGGAGGCAACGGTTTTCCGGTGGATTCACAGGAATCAGCCGGCGAGTACGCCAGCTCTGATCCCGGGCGGGACTCCACGACGTGAATGCTCCGACCTCGCAACGCGTACGCCACGTCCCTCGCCGAAAGCAGCGCACCTTCCGACATCAACGTCACGTCCCTACGTGGAATCCACATTCCGACCGTGCGTCACGTCGGAGCGTGGCTCCCATGTCGTGGAGTGCGAGCGGCCGGGTCAGTGGGAGTGGCCGGTGTCAGTGGGAGTGATCGTGGCCGTGGGAGTGGCCGTGTGAATGCCGGTGGTCGTGCTCATGGTCATGGTCATGGTCGTCGTGATCATGGGGCCGCTGCTCCATGTGCTTGCCGACGACGCCGATGAGCAGGCGTGCCTGGGCCTCGCGTTCGGCGAGGAGCTGGGCCTCGAGGGGATTGTGGACGGCCGCCCGGAGGAGCTGCTTCGTCTCGCGAAGCGCGGCGTCCGGGATCTCCAGCACCGCCTTGGCTACCTCGACCGTGACGTCCTGCAGTTGCTCGTTGGGGACGGCGAGGGTGGCGAGACCGTACGCCACCGCTTCCTGCGCGCCGATGAACCGGCTGGTCACACAGATCTCCAGCGCGCGGGAGTAGCCCAGCGCTCTGACCAGCGGCAAAGTGCCGCCCAGATCGGGGACCAGACCGAGCGACGGCTCACGCATCGCGAGCTGGACGTCCGTGGTCACGATGCGCAGATCAGCGGCAAGCGCGAGCTGGAACCCGGCACCGATCGCATGCCCCTGCACCGCGGCCAGCACGATCGCCGAGCATTCGCCCCACGCCGTGAAGCCCTTCTGGAACGCCTTGATCAGCTCGGTGGTCTCGCCCATGCCGCGATTGGCCGCGACCGACAGCACCTTGGGCTCACCCGGCATCCCATCCGGCGACAACATCCCGCGGTCGAGCCCGGCCGAGAAATCCTGGCCCTCGGCGTTGAGGATGACCAGCCGGATCTCGGGATCCAGCGTCGTCGCGATCTCCGCCAGCGTGTGCCACAGCGTCGGGGTCTGGACATTCCGCTTGTCGGGGTTGCACAGCGTCACGGTCAGGATGTCGCCGTCGCGCGAGGTGCGCAGGCCCGGATGCGTCGGGAGAGAAGTCATGGGCCGCATCCTGCCACCGCTCCGCGACCCCGGGCACGCGCGAGACCCCATGGCCGTGCGCGAGACCCTTGCTCGAGCAGGCGTCTCGATGACGTACGCGGGGTCTCGGGGCGAGGGGTCAGCGCAACAGCGCAGCGAGCCGGCGTACACCCGCCGCGAGGGGTCAGCGCAACAGCGCAGCGAGCCGGCGTACATCCTCGGCGAAGCCCGCCGCGGAGAGCCGACCCGACAGCCGGGAGAACAGCGGCCCCAAGCGCCCGGACACACGTACGCGCTGGATGATGCGCGTGCCCTCGTCGCCGGGGGCGACCCACCAGGAGAAGATCTGCTCGCCACGCCCGGGCTGGGGCTGACGGATCACGACGGAGCGCTCGCCGACGGAGGCGGTGAAGGGCCCGGCGGTGCGGCTGTGGACGGGGCCGAGCCAGCCCCGCGGCACATAGTGACCGTGCCCGGGATGGGTCGCGTCGGGTCCGTCGGTCAGGGTGACGGCGGCGAAGAAGTGGTGCCAGTGGGGGAGCTCGGTGACATCACGCACGATCTCCCACACCTGCTTGGGGGAGGCCGACATCGACTCCGTTTCGGTGGAGAGCCACATACGGCCAGCCTAGGCGTACCCCGCGGTCGAACGGAGGCGCGCCGCTCATCTCCGGCTAGACTCCGCTGCAGTTCGCACCCGCAAGAAGGACGACCACGTGAGCACCCAGATCCCCGATTCCGCCCCCGCGGCGGTCGATCAGGACGTGAACGACTCCCCGGGGTCGGGCGGCCGGGGGTTCTGGCGGGGCTGGTTGCAGTTGATCGAGGCGCCGAAGGGTACGCCCTGGCACCGCCACCCGCGCGTCGCCCTGGCCCTCATCGTGGCGTCCACGGCGATCACGCTCTTCGTGGGGTTCCTGGGCCCGTCGATCATGACCCTGACGCTCGGCCCGCGCGAGAGCCTGATGCCGTCGTGGTATCTCCCGGGCCTCCTCAAGCCCAACCCCTGGATCATCGCGCTGCTGGGCTGGATGCTCGTGATCCTCGGCGCGGCCGGCACGTGGATCGCGCTGCGTGCCCTGGCGGTCGGCTGGCGGCCGGGGATCAAGAAGCTGTACGCCGGCGGCGTCGTCCTCAACCTCCTCACCATCCTCGTCCCGCCGCTGACCTCGGCGGATGTGCTGATGTATGCGGCGTACGGGCGACTCGCGAAGCTGGGCTTCGACCCCTATGTGACCTCGCCGGCCGAGGTGTTCCGCATGCAGTGGGACGAGGTGCTGCGCTGGACCGAGACGCCGTGGCAGGACACGGTCAATGTCTATGGGCCGCTGCTCTATTGGATGCAGTGGGCCGCCAATATGCTCGGCGGCGACAACATGCACGACATCGTGTTCTTCCTGCAGTTGTTCTGCTGCCTGTTCTTCATCGCCGCGTGCACGGTCGTGATCTGGATGGCCCGCGGCGACCATGCCCTGCAGGCCCGCGCGATCATCTGGACGCTCGCCAGCCCGGTCATGATCTGGGCCGTGGTCGCCGGTGCCCACAACGAGGCCGTCTCGATCTTCTTCTGTGTCCTGGCGTTCCTGTTCGTGCGGAAGAACCCCCTCCTCGCCGGCCTGCTGGTCGGCATCGGCTGCACGGGCAAGGCGACCGTCGGGCTCTACGGCGTGGCGATCGCGTGGGCCTATCGCCGGGAGATCAAGAAGTTCCTGGCCTTCATGATCGGCGCCGCGATCCCCAACGTGATCGTCTATCTGATCCTCTATCCGGCGGCCCTCGAACTGGCCTCCAAGAACGCGTCCTATGTCGCGGGCTCGTCCTGGGTCCACCCGGTCCGCCGCCTGCTGGAGCCGTTCCTGGCCGGTGACCTCGTGGCCAACATCGTCTCGGTCCTGGCGTGGGGTTCGGCGATCCTGATCGGCTGGATGCTGTCGCGCGTCCTGCCGTGGCGCTCGCTGCCGGGTGCGGCCCCGGGCGTCGGTCCCGAGAAGGACCCCCTCGTCATCGCAGTCCGCACGACCGTGGTCATTGCGGCTGCCTGGGTGATCACATCGGCGTACTCCCTGGCGTGGTACGACCTGATCTATTTCCTGCCACTGGCGCTGCTCGGGCCGACCAAGCTCGACATGATCGCCCTGTTCCGGGTCGCGGTGCTCAACCTCGCCTATGTCCTGGGGCGCGTCACGTCGATGTCGGCCGTCATGGCCCAGACCAACCAGCGCATCCGCGAGGTGTTCTCGACCTCCGTGTCGATCGCCGTCATCGTGGCGGTCATTCTGTGGTGGCACGAGCACGGGCTCAAGATCGGCAGCCACACCAAGGCCGCCCATGCGGGCGACGAAACCGACGAACCGGCCGTGGCCTCCAGCTAGGCGTACGATCCCGCCATGCCCGCTGCACCACCGCGCCCGCCCCGCCCGGGGTGGTACGCCGATCCCCGCGGTGGTGACGATTTTCGCTGGTGGGACGGGGTGGGTTGGACGTCGTGGCTGGCCGATTCGGAGTACGCCCCGCGCCCGCGTGGTGACGTGCCCCGCAAGGTGCCGGTCCCGGCGCTGGCGCAGCCCCGGTCGCCGCGCTGGCTGCTCGCCGGAATCGCCGTGGCCGTTGTTCTGGTCGCGCTCGCGATCGTGAGCCTCGTCGGTCAGCGAATGCCCCAACGGTCGGAGCCCTATCTGGTCGCCATGCCCTCCGACTCCTCCGGTCCCACCCGGGTCTATCGGGCGATCGAAGTCCGCTCCGCCGATCGGGCCGTGGTCATCCAGGAACAGGTCTGGCTGCCGCTGCCCCAGCGCAGCTATGTCGACAGCAAGGTGGAGGATCTCGAGGGAATCCTCAACCCCGCGCGGGTGGCGTACGCCGATGCCGGCTCCACTCTGACCGCAGCCACGGTCATGGGCATCGTGGAACCGGGGCTCGTCGTGCCCGGGGATATCGACGCCACCGCTCGCCGCATCCAGCCCGCGCTGATGGCGCGCTACGACCCGGGCGTACCCCTGACGCTGGAGGACACCCGGATCGAGCCGTGGCGGGGTCCGATCCCGGACGGGTTCCGGATGACGTTCTTCGCCCGGTTCCCCCAGCCCATCGACGGCAATGACGGGGCCCACCTGACGGTGGTCGTCGTGCCCTGGGACCAGGGCGGGCAGTCGGGACACGCGCTCTGGGCCGCTATCGTGCCGGCGGGCGCGCCCGAGGATGCGCGCCGCGCCGTCACCGATCTCGAACAGGGCATCCGCCGCCTCGACTGAGCCGGCGACCTGCATTGCCCGGACCTCAAGGACGACTTCACCGCGTTCGCTGGCCTTGTCATGCGCGATAGTCAGAGCGTTCCTGCGCCTGTATCGCGGGTAGGCAGGCGAATCACGGCCGGGTCGGGGGAGGCCCGTGAGGGGGAGACAGCGATGCTGCGAGTCGAATTGCGGGTGGCAGGGCTGCCGATGGTGGTTCTGGGCGCCGGCGACGTGTTGATGTTCGGGCGCGCGCCCCAA
Coding sequences:
- a CDS encoding arsenate reductase ArsC: MNTSEVDFQAVVDDLAYRYSDSFSREVIVREVTAVRTQLEQSARKRQFLGMLVAKKARDRLAALAEAEGREFRPVPVILYACVHNAGRSQFAAFVTKRLAGDRVHVRAAGMHPTGDVNPAVAEVLAERGIEINRDFPTGTPYDIEDAADIVVDMGADLPKFPARRVIAWDIEDPAGRRVEAVRRICDDIERRVRELLEELEIPIDDSQAEPVATS
- a CDS encoding enoyl-CoA hydratase/isomerase family protein, with protein sequence MTSLPTHPGLRTSRDGDILTVTLCNPDKRNVQTPTLWHTLAEIATTLDPEIRLVILNAEGQDFSAGLDRGMLSPDGMPGEPKVLSVAANRGMGETTELIKAFQKGFTAWGECSAIVLAAVQGHAIGAGFQLALAADLRIVTTDVQLAMREPSLGLVPDLGGTLPLVRALGYSRALEICVTSRFIGAQEAVAYGLATLAVPNEQLQDVTVEVAKAVLEIPDAALRETKQLLRAAVHNPLEAQLLAEREAQARLLIGVVGKHMEQRPHDHDDHDHDHEHDHRHSHGHSHGHDHSH
- a CDS encoding SRPBCC family protein, with amino-acid sequence MWLSTETESMSASPKQVWEIVRDVTELPHWHHFFAAVTLTDGPDATHPGHGHYVPRGWLGPVHSRTAGPFTASVGERSVVIRQPQPGRGEQIFSWWVAPGDEGTRIIQRVRVSGRLGPLFSRLSGRLSAAGFAEDVRRLAALLR
- a CDS encoding DUF2510 domain-containing protein codes for the protein MPAAPPRPPRPGWYADPRGGDDFRWWDGVGWTSWLADSEYAPRPRGDVPRKVPVPALAQPRSPRWLLAGIAVAVVLVALAIVSLVGQRMPQRSEPYLVAMPSDSSGPTRVYRAIEVRSADRAVVIQEQVWLPLPQRSYVDSKVEDLEGILNPARVAYADAGSTLTAATVMGIVEPGLVVPGDIDATARRIQPALMARYDPGVPLTLEDTRIEPWRGPIPDGFRMTFFARFPQPIDGNDGAHLTVVVVPWDQGGQSGHALWAAIVPAGAPEDARRAVTDLEQGIRRLD